The proteins below come from a single Leptidea sinapis chromosome Z, ilLepSina1.1, whole genome shotgun sequence genomic window:
- the LOC126978446 gene encoding uncharacterized protein LOC126978446 has product MHRILLLFLSVCTLILCIMKYPTIFSLDSDAIVIPFQIFNIGIIILSLFLKVPQILKMRKRRQIQLKMLSIKPIIMELTGYSLMTLYNYKNDYAISTYLEYPVILLQVYFMIYLVLCAKRLLKHKFTISGIILYFIGAISFLMDLIPKETLTFIVPFCTPLSGFAKVSYIMNMMKNGNSDSISWLTWTISVITNLGRLLSVIMSSGDLNLLINYGISAVLSAGVLSAAIYYQVYPRREPIATRRTVPSVRRHYHLD; this is encoded by the exons ATGCATAGAATActccttttatttttatcagtttGTACCCTGATTCTGTG CATCATGAAGTACCCAACGATATTCAGCTTGGATTCGGATGCTATTGTGATACCATTTcagatttttaatattggtaTTATCATTCTGAGTTTATTTCTAAAAGTGCCCCAGATTTTGAAGATGCGGAAACGGCGtcaaattcaactaaaaatgtTGAGCATTAAGCCAATTATAATGGAATTGACTGG GTATTCCTTAATGACGTTGTACAATTACAAAAATGACTATGCCATTTCAACCTACTTGGAATATCCAGTTATACTGTTGCAAGTATACTTTATGATATATCTTGTGCTATGTGCCAAAAGACTTTTGAAGCACAAATTCACAATATCAGGCataattttgtactttattGGTGCAATTTCATTTTTGATGGATTTGATACCAAAGGAAACTCTAACCTTTATTGTG CCTTTCTGCACACCACTTAGTGGATTCGCTAAAGTCTCATACATCATGAACATGATGAAAAATGGCAACTCCGATTCTATTTCTTGGCTGACCTGGACCATTTCCGTGATAACAAACTTAG GACGCCTGTTATCAGTAATCATGTCATCAGGAGATCTGAACTTGCTGATTAACTACGGAATATCTGCAGTTCTAAGCGCCGGTGTCCTCTCCGCAGCGATATATTATCAAGTATATCCGCGCCGTGAACCTATTGCGACCCGCCGCACTGTACCCTCGGTTCGTCGCCATTACCACCTTGACTaa